One stretch of Qipengyuania gelatinilytica DNA includes these proteins:
- a CDS encoding ABC transporter permease: MADQVKPAPAAGPGVEDASFTDNTGKGMGSFPKRGEPVITGINRVGLWSLYIKEVRRFLKVQTQTIWAPAVTTLLFLVIFTVALGREGREVLGVNFATFVAPGLIVMGMMQNAFANSSFSLLAGKIQGTIIDLLMPPLSTGELMTGIVAAAVTRAIAVGGAVALAMLFYPGVNLSMAHPWAVAWFGLMGATMLALMGLLASIWAEKFDHNAAVSNFLIAPLSLLSGTFYVIDNLAPAFQAISRANPFFYVISGFRFGFLGESDIGDTNAALFQSAVGLAVFNLLLAFVVYRILASGWKIRS; encoded by the coding sequence ATGGCCGATCAAGTCAAACCCGCTCCTGCCGCCGGTCCTGGCGTCGAAGATGCCTCTTTTACCGATAATACGGGCAAGGGGATGGGCAGTTTCCCGAAACGCGGAGAGCCGGTGATTACCGGGATCAACCGCGTGGGACTATGGAGCCTCTATATTAAGGAGGTTCGCCGGTTTCTCAAGGTCCAGACGCAGACGATCTGGGCGCCGGCGGTCACAACCTTGCTCTTTTTGGTGATCTTCACCGTCGCTCTGGGCCGCGAGGGTCGCGAAGTGCTGGGCGTGAACTTCGCTACCTTCGTCGCACCGGGCCTGATCGTGATGGGCATGATGCAGAACGCCTTTGCCAATTCCAGCTTCTCTCTCCTAGCCGGCAAGATCCAGGGTACGATCATCGACTTGCTGATGCCGCCGCTGTCGACCGGCGAACTGATGACAGGGATCGTCGCTGCGGCGGTCACCCGTGCGATCGCCGTGGGCGGCGCGGTCGCGCTCGCCATGCTCTTCTATCCCGGCGTCAACCTTTCGATGGCCCATCCGTGGGCGGTGGCCTGGTTCGGCCTAATGGGGGCGACAATGCTCGCCCTGATGGGCCTGCTCGCCTCGATCTGGGCGGAGAAGTTCGACCATAATGCGGCCGTCTCCAATTTCCTGATCGCCCCGCTCAGCCTGCTGTCGGGCACATTCTACGTGATCGACAACCTCGCGCCGGCCTTCCAGGCGATCAGCAGGGCCAACCCGTTTTTCTACGTGATCAGCGGCTTCCGCTTCGGATTTTTGGGCGAAAGCGACATCGGTGACACCAATGCGGCGCTTTTCCAGAGCGCTGTCGGGCTTGCCGTCTTCAACTTGCTTCTTGCTTTCGTGGTCTACCGTATCCTCGCCTCGGGCTGGAAGATTCGCAGCTAG
- a CDS encoding GcrA family cell cycle regulator: protein MSWTDERIATLKKMWEGGSTASQIADELGGVSRNAVIGKAHRLGLKSRPSPVKAAEKKKAAPKPKPAPKPAAKKAAPRPVPKPAPAPAAAETKPAPKADAAIPSQPLPNKTADLPKIVSIGPGGFQRQGPGDQQAPIPPAPPRRLVPAKPSPEIADKTSLLDLSDKVCRWPMGHPGEPDFHFCGESVNPGFPYCVEHCGRAYQAQLPRGARRPPPPLPFGGPRVR from the coding sequence ATGAGCTGGACCGACGAACGGATCGCGACGCTGAAAAAGATGTGGGAAGGCGGCTCGACCGCCAGCCAGATCGCCGACGAACTGGGCGGCGTCAGCCGTAACGCAGTCATCGGCAAGGCTCACAGGCTCGGCCTGAAATCGCGCCCATCGCCGGTGAAGGCCGCCGAAAAGAAGAAGGCTGCGCCCAAGCCCAAGCCGGCTCCCAAGCCCGCGGCCAAGAAGGCGGCACCTCGCCCCGTGCCCAAGCCCGCGCCTGCTCCGGCAGCAGCAGAGACCAAGCCGGCACCGAAGGCAGACGCCGCCATTCCTTCGCAGCCGCTGCCCAACAAGACCGCCGACCTGCCCAAGATCGTCTCGATCGGACCGGGCGGTTTCCAGCGCCAGGGTCCCGGCGACCAGCAGGCACCGATCCCCCCGGCACCGCCGCGCCGCCTCGTGCCGGCAAAGCCCAGCCCCGAGATCGCGGACAAGACCAGCCTGCTCGACCTTTCGGACAAGGTCTGCCGCTGGCCGATGGGCCACCCCGGCGAACCCGATTTCCATTTCTGCGGTGAGTCCGTGAACCCCGGCTTCCCCTATTGCGTCGAACATTGCGGCAGGGCGTATCAGGCACAGCTCCCGCGTGGTGCGCGCCGTCCCCCTCCGCCCCTGCCGTTCGGCGGTCCTCGCGTACGCTGA
- a CDS encoding GGDEF domain-containing protein, with protein sequence MDLESVTFGAFLGIAGIFGLTAAAIYPLVRRSYLLWGMARAIFFTCMVIALFPIELSNGEPVAGIHLSLAEGALALGVAMTGPFLANYVEPHIDLGRARRLLYWMLPLGLFAAAASAIGPAVPLYDQLHDLALLACTVLLAIGLYTAIKAGSRAARFQLIGWAPLILIGLIAFSYELVTQGDLPYWPYLLLAGLVIDFVVSATGIVDGFVIIQKERDRAMADMKAAELMTVTDPLTEIANRRGLDQHFADADRSRLSGLALIDCDHFKRINDRFGHETGDRVLVGIAQGLKLDNTFVARLGGEEFVVLIYGDDWQERAEQARRCITLAVRAYVPDLPYPVTASAGLTSISETDTLTGAMKRADKALYAAKESGRNRSLSLTEFRPPSEISEVA encoded by the coding sequence ATGGACTTGGAGAGCGTCACCTTCGGCGCATTTTTGGGGATTGCAGGCATCTTCGGTCTTACGGCCGCAGCGATCTACCCGCTCGTCCGCCGCAGCTACCTGCTCTGGGGTATGGCGCGGGCGATCTTCTTCACCTGCATGGTCATCGCACTCTTCCCGATCGAACTCTCCAATGGGGAACCCGTCGCCGGCATCCATTTGTCGCTCGCGGAAGGTGCTCTTGCACTTGGCGTAGCCATGACCGGCCCGTTCCTTGCCAACTATGTCGAGCCGCACATCGACCTTGGGCGGGCACGGCGCCTGCTCTACTGGATGCTTCCCCTCGGCCTGTTCGCCGCCGCGGCGAGCGCAATCGGCCCGGCAGTGCCGCTCTACGACCAATTACACGACCTTGCCCTTCTGGCCTGCACTGTCCTGCTGGCCATCGGCCTTTATACTGCCATCAAGGCCGGTAGCAGGGCTGCACGCTTCCAGTTGATCGGCTGGGCGCCCCTGATCCTGATCGGCCTGATCGCTTTCAGCTATGAGCTGGTGACACAGGGCGACCTGCCCTACTGGCCATACCTCCTGCTGGCGGGCCTGGTGATCGATTTCGTGGTCTCGGCGACAGGTATCGTCGACGGTTTCGTCATCATCCAGAAGGAACGCGATCGCGCGATGGCGGACATGAAGGCTGCAGAGCTCATGACCGTGACCGATCCGCTGACCGAAATCGCCAATCGTCGCGGGCTCGACCAGCATTTTGCAGACGCGGACCGGTCACGCCTCTCGGGCCTTGCACTGATCGACTGCGACCATTTCAAGCGGATCAACGACCGGTTCGGTCACGAGACCGGCGACAGGGTCCTTGTCGGCATCGCGCAGGGCCTGAAGCTCGACAACACCTTCGTCGCGCGGCTGGGCGGGGAAGAATTCGTCGTCCTGATCTACGGGGACGATTGGCAGGAACGGGCCGAACAGGCGCGTCGCTGCATAACCCTTGCGGTGCGGGCCTATGTGCCGGACCTGCCCTATCCCGTCACCGCGAGCGCGGGCCTTACCTCGATCAGCGAGACCGATACGCTGACGGGCGCAATGAAGCGCGCAGACAAGGCGCTCTATGCCGCCAAGGAAAGCGGGCGCAATCGCAGCCTTTCGCTCACCGAGTTCCGCCCGCCTTCGGAGATCAGCGAAGTCGCCTGA
- a CDS encoding spermidine synthase, producing the protein MLPREEIATAQIPGGETLTLVSHGRDFIIMLGRNELMGTRMQFSEEQLAELTLAELRTSAPRVLIGGYGMGFTFRKALEKGGVKADIVVAEVVPEILEWAEGPLAHLTGDTLNDPRGNVVLCDVAALIDDANDGTCAKWDAILLDVDNGPDGIVRDGNERLYSRTGLGKARDALNSGGVLAVWSAAPDHRFRIRLKEAGFDVEERIVRARPNNKGPRHTIWFARKP; encoded by the coding sequence ATGCTCCCGCGCGAAGAAATTGCCACCGCCCAGATACCCGGAGGCGAAACGCTGACACTGGTCAGCCACGGCCGCGATTTCATCATCATGCTCGGTCGCAACGAGCTGATGGGCACGCGCATGCAGTTTAGCGAGGAGCAGCTGGCCGAGCTGACGCTGGCCGAATTACGCACCTCTGCACCGCGCGTCCTCATCGGCGGCTATGGGATGGGTTTCACTTTCCGCAAGGCCTTGGAGAAGGGCGGCGTGAAGGCCGACATCGTGGTTGCCGAAGTGGTCCCCGAAATCCTCGAATGGGCGGAGGGGCCGCTGGCACACCTCACCGGCGATACGCTGAACGATCCGCGCGGCAATGTCGTTTTGTGCGATGTCGCGGCACTGATCGACGATGCGAACGATGGCACCTGCGCGAAATGGGACGCAATCCTGCTCGATGTCGACAATGGCCCGGACGGCATCGTGCGTGATGGCAACGAAAGGCTCTATTCGCGCACGGGACTTGGCAAGGCGCGCGACGCCCTGAATTCGGGCGGGGTCCTGGCCGTATGGTCGGCCGCGCCCGACCACCGCTTCCGTATCCGCCTCAAGGAAGCGGGTTTCGATGTCGAAGAGCGCATCGTTCGCGCGCGGCCCAACAACAAGGGGCCGCGCCACACGATCTGGTTCGCACGCAAGCCCTGA
- a CDS encoding class I SAM-dependent methyltransferase has protein sequence MNKVEELAGKVIGDVAGAMSLFMAFLGDKAGVFDKLDGQGRVSLEKAAELTGLNPKYLHQWLGSVCAAGYITFHAQDETFEVTPEQALIMGREGQPACMQGFIELVVAQYAAHEKAAETFKSGEGRGWDQHLPCCFSGIDRFFRPGYEANLVAEWIPALQGVEQKLKDGASIVDIGCGHGSSSILMAKSYPNSTVYGIDFHEPSIEVARQKAKDAGVDNVRFDVARAQDYAGEGYDFACIFDALHDMGDPVGAASHIRKTLKDDGTLMLVEPMAGDSMAENMHPLGQIFYAGSTLMCTPASLAQEVGLGLGAQAGQARLTEVLGEAGFGNVKRSAETATNMVLEVTA, from the coding sequence ATGAACAAAGTTGAAGAACTCGCCGGAAAAGTCATCGGCGACGTGGCAGGTGCGATGAGCCTGTTCATGGCATTCCTTGGCGACAAAGCCGGGGTTTTCGACAAACTCGACGGCCAGGGTCGCGTCAGTCTCGAAAAGGCGGCCGAACTCACCGGCCTAAATCCGAAATACCTCCACCAGTGGCTCGGCTCGGTTTGTGCTGCCGGGTACATTACCTTCCACGCGCAAGACGAGACTTTCGAAGTGACGCCTGAGCAGGCGCTTATCATGGGCCGCGAAGGACAGCCTGCGTGTATGCAGGGCTTCATCGAATTGGTCGTCGCCCAATATGCCGCGCATGAGAAGGCTGCCGAAACCTTCAAATCGGGCGAAGGCCGTGGCTGGGACCAGCATCTGCCGTGCTGCTTCAGCGGGATCGACCGTTTCTTCCGCCCCGGCTACGAGGCAAACCTTGTGGCTGAGTGGATTCCGGCGCTCCAGGGCGTAGAGCAGAAGCTCAAGGACGGCGCCAGTATTGTCGATATCGGCTGCGGGCATGGATCTTCAAGCATCCTCATGGCCAAGTCCTACCCCAACAGCACGGTCTACGGGATCGACTTCCACGAACCTTCGATCGAGGTCGCTCGTCAGAAAGCGAAGGATGCAGGCGTCGACAATGTCAGGTTCGATGTTGCGCGGGCGCAGGACTATGCGGGTGAAGGCTATGACTTCGCGTGTATCTTCGACGCGCTGCACGACATGGGCGATCCGGTCGGCGCGGCCTCCCATATCCGCAAGACGCTGAAGGACGATGGCACGCTGATGCTGGTCGAACCGATGGCTGGTGACAGCATGGCGGAGAACATGCATCCGCTGGGCCAGATATTCTACGCGGGCTCTACGCTCATGTGCACTCCGGCGAGCCTCGCGCAGGAAGTTGGGCTTGGACTCGGCGCGCAGGCAGGCCAGGCGCGGCTAACCGAAGTTTTGGGCGAGGCGGGCTTCGGCAACGTCAAACGGTCTGCGGAAACCGCTACCAATATGGTGCTCGAAGTCACCGCCTGA
- the pnp gene encoding polyribonucleotide nucleotidyltransferase — MFDKKTVSIEWGGKTLTLETGQIARQADGAVLATYGETVVLCAVTAAKSVKEGQDFFPLTVHYQEKFSAAGRIPGGFFKREGRATEKETLTSRLIDRPVRPLFPEGFYNEINVICQVLSFDGETEPDIVAMIAASAALTISGVPFMGPIGAARVGFRNGEFELNPSLATALDEEGRLDLVVAATQDAVMMVESEAKELTEEEMLGAVMFAHEESRKVIGAIIDLAEQAAKDPWEMDTSDDTSAIKEKLRGIIGDDIAAAYKLTDKSARSDALNAARAKGKEAFADEEAQTQLVASKAVKKLEAEIVRGAIIKDGTRIDGRKLDQVRPIEAMVGLLPRTHGSALFTRGETQAICTTTLGTKDAEQMIDGLEGLSYNHFMLHYNFPPYSVGEVGRFGFTGRRETGHGKLAWRALHPVLPDHEDFPYTIRVLSDITESNGSSSMATVCGGCLSMMDAGVPIERPVSGIAMGLILEGDEFAVLSDILGDEDHLGDMDFKVAGSESGITTMQMDIKVAGITQEIMAKALEQAKAGRQHILGEMAKALGSARTGVSKHAPRIETMQIDKSKIRDVIGTGGKVIREIVAETGAKVDIDDEGVIKISSSNADEIEAAKKWIEGIVEEAEVGKIYTGKVVNIVDFGAFVNFMGGKDGLVHVSEMKNERVEKPTDVVSEGQEVKVKVLEIDQRGKVRLSMRVVDQETGEELEDTRPPREPRGDRGPRGGGGRGGDRRGGGRGPRGGGRDRDGGGNKDGGGEAHVPDFLKD, encoded by the coding sequence ATGTTCGACAAGAAAACCGTATCGATTGAATGGGGCGGAAAAACCCTCACTCTCGAAACCGGTCAGATCGCCCGTCAGGCTGACGGCGCCGTTCTGGCCACCTATGGCGAAACCGTGGTGCTGTGCGCCGTGACCGCCGCCAAGAGCGTCAAGGAAGGCCAGGACTTCTTCCCGCTGACCGTTCACTACCAGGAAAAATTCTCCGCCGCGGGCCGTATCCCTGGTGGCTTCTTCAAGCGCGAAGGCCGCGCCACGGAGAAGGAAACGCTGACTTCGCGCCTGATCGACCGCCCCGTGCGTCCGCTCTTCCCCGAAGGCTTCTACAACGAAATCAACGTCATCTGCCAGGTTCTCTCGTTCGACGGTGAGACCGAACCCGATATCGTCGCGATGATTGCCGCGTCTGCGGCTCTCACGATCTCGGGCGTGCCCTTCATGGGCCCGATCGGCGCTGCACGCGTCGGCTTCCGCAATGGCGAATTCGAACTGAACCCGAGCCTCGCGACCGCGCTCGACGAAGAAGGTCGCCTCGACCTCGTCGTCGCCGCCACGCAGGACGCGGTGATGATGGTCGAATCCGAAGCCAAGGAACTGACCGAAGAGGAAATGCTCGGCGCCGTCATGTTCGCGCATGAGGAAAGCCGCAAGGTCATCGGTGCGATCATCGATCTCGCTGAACAGGCCGCCAAGGATCCGTGGGAAATGGATACCTCGGACGACACTTCGGCGATCAAGGAAAAGCTTCGCGGCATCATCGGCGACGATATCGCCGCTGCCTACAAGCTGACCGACAAGTCGGCCCGCTCGGACGCGCTCAACGCAGCACGTGCCAAGGGCAAGGAAGCCTTCGCAGACGAAGAAGCGCAGACGCAGCTCGTCGCCAGCAAGGCGGTAAAGAAGCTCGAAGCGGAAATCGTTCGCGGCGCCATCATCAAGGACGGCACCCGCATCGACGGCCGCAAACTCGACCAGGTTCGCCCGATCGAAGCCATGGTCGGCCTGCTTCCGCGTACGCATGGTTCGGCGCTGTTCACCCGCGGTGAAACGCAGGCGATCTGCACCACCACGCTGGGCACCAAGGATGCAGAGCAGATGATCGACGGCCTCGAAGGCCTGTCGTACAATCACTTCATGCTGCACTATAACTTCCCGCCCTATTCGGTCGGCGAAGTTGGCCGCTTCGGTTTCACCGGTCGCCGCGAAACGGGTCACGGCAAGCTCGCATGGCGCGCCCTGCACCCCGTGCTGCCCGACCATGAAGACTTCCCCTACACCATCCGCGTCCTGTCGGACATCACCGAGTCCAACGGCTCGAGCTCGATGGCGACCGTGTGCGGCGGCTGTCTTTCGATGATGGATGCAGGCGTTCCGATCGAACGTCCGGTTTCCGGCATCGCCATGGGCCTGATCCTCGAAGGCGACGAATTTGCGGTCCTGTCGGACATCCTGGGTGACGAAGATCACCTCGGCGACATGGACTTCAAGGTTGCCGGTTCGGAAAGCGGTATCACCACCATGCAGATGGACATCAAGGTTGCCGGCATCACGCAGGAAATCATGGCCAAGGCGCTGGAACAGGCGAAAGCCGGTCGCCAGCACATTCTCGGCGAGATGGCCAAGGCGCTTGGCTCGGCACGTACGGGCGTTTCCAAGCACGCTCCGCGCATCGAGACCATGCAGATCGACAAGTCGAAGATCCGCGACGTCATCGGTACGGGCGGCAAGGTGATCCGCGAGATCGTTGCCGAAACCGGTGCCAAGGTCGACATCGACGACGAAGGCGTGATCAAGATCAGCTCGTCGAACGCCGATGAAATCGAAGCCGCGAAGAAGTGGATCGAAGGCATCGTCGAAGAGGCGGAAGTCGGCAAGATCTACACCGGCAAGGTCGTCAACATCGTCGACTTCGGTGCATTCGTGAACTTCATGGGCGGCAAGGACGGTCTCGTCCACGTCAGCGAAATGAAGAACGAGCGCGTCGAAAAGCCGACCGACGTCGTGTCGGAAGGCCAGGAAGTGAAGGTCAAGGTCCTCGAGATCGACCAGCGCGGCAAGGTTCGCCTGTCGATGCGCGTGGTCGACCAGGAAACCGGCGAAGAGCTGGAAGACACCCGCCCGCCGCGCGAACCGCGCGGTGACCGTGGCCCGCGTGGCGGCGGTGGACGTGGTGGCGACCGTCGTGGCGGTGGCCGTGGCCCGCGTGGCGGCGGTCGCGACCGTGACGGTGGCGGCAACAAGGACGGGGGCGGTGAAGCCCACGTGCCTGACTTCCTGAAGGACTAA
- the rpsO gene encoding 30S ribosomal protein S15: MSVTTERKAEIMKDHAQGKGDTGSPEVQVAILTERIRNLTDHFKANHKDNHSRRGLLMMVNKRRNLLAYLKKKDVERYNALIAKLGLRK; this comes from the coding sequence ATGTCGGTTACCACCGAGCGTAAAGCTGAAATCATGAAGGACCACGCACAGGGCAAGGGCGACACCGGTTCGCCGGAAGTCCAGGTCGCGATCCTGACCGAGCGTATTCGCAACCTCACCGATCACTTCAAGGCCAATCACAAGGACAACCACTCGCGTCGTGGTCTCCTCATGATGGTCAACAAGCGCCGTAACCTGCTCGCCTATCTCAAGAAGAAAGATGTCGAGCGTTACAACGCCCTGATCGCGAAGCTGGGTCTTCGTAAGTAA
- the truB gene encoding tRNA pseudouridine(55) synthase TruB, with product MTERTKPAPQGWLLLDKPRGLGSTQAVGMVKRVLRQGGYKKTKVGHGGTLDPLAEGVLPIALGEATKLAGRMLDASKIYAFTIKFGEETDTLDTEGEIVERSDHLPTRDQLDAVLPQFTGPIQQAPPAYSAIKIDGKRAYDRARAGEQVEMKLRATTIHSLEIEKAEEGSATLVAHVSKGTYIRSLARDIARALGSVGHVTYLRRIKAGPFLKSQAISLDKCEEIAKGAAIENLLLPLEAGLDDIPVLNLEPDSAQAVRQGRVLSDLPQTDGLHLAKLGNTPVALMELEGGTAKVVRGFNLPDVAE from the coding sequence ATGACCGAGCGGACCAAACCTGCGCCGCAGGGCTGGCTGCTGCTCGACAAGCCGCGCGGGCTGGGCTCGACGCAGGCGGTCGGTATGGTCAAGCGCGTGCTGCGGCAGGGTGGCTACAAGAAGACCAAAGTGGGTCATGGTGGAACGCTGGACCCGCTGGCCGAGGGGGTCCTGCCGATCGCACTCGGCGAGGCGACCAAGCTTGCCGGACGCATGCTCGATGCGAGCAAGATCTACGCCTTCACGATCAAGTTCGGTGAGGAAACCGACACGCTCGATACCGAGGGCGAGATCGTCGAGCGGTCGGACCACCTGCCGACCCGCGATCAGCTGGACGCCGTCCTGCCGCAATTCACCGGGCCCATACAGCAGGCGCCACCTGCCTACTCCGCGATAAAGATCGACGGCAAGCGCGCTTACGATCGTGCCCGCGCGGGCGAGCAGGTCGAAATGAAACTGCGCGCCACGACCATTCACTCGCTCGAAATCGAGAAGGCGGAGGAGGGCAGCGCAACCCTTGTCGCCCATGTATCCAAAGGCACATACATCCGCTCGCTTGCACGAGATATCGCACGCGCGCTTGGAAGTGTCGGCCACGTTACCTATCTCAGGCGCATCAAGGCCGGTCCCTTCCTCAAAAGTCAGGCGATTTCGCTGGACAAGTGCGAGGAAATCGCTAAGGGCGCGGCCATCGAAAACCTTCTCCTGCCGCTAGAGGCCGGACTGGACGACATCCCGGTCCTAAACCTCGAACCCGACAGCGCGCAGGCGGTCCGCCAGGGCCGGGTATTGTCGGACCTGCCCCAAACCGATGGGCTTCATCTGGCCAAGCTGGGAAATACCCCGGTGGCATTGATGGAACTCGAAGGTGGGACGGCCAAGGTCGTCAGGGGTTTCAACCTACCGGATGTCGCGGAGTAG
- a CDS encoding site-2 protease family protein produces MFDTLTLALILVPCLIIAIVFHEVAHGWVALALGDTTARDMGRLTLNPIKHVDPVGTLLVPGALALFGGPIFGWAKPVPVNAHRLDNPRYGMMAVAAAGPGTNILLALIAAVVFGIIAGFTINWGGTIPEWMMNSFGFFILINTFLALFNMLPIPPFDGSHIVGGLLPRSWAKHWQKLQAMGMLLILVLIAATWAFPDARWVERIFFGPVTWVVEQFYGVSEAVSRLIA; encoded by the coding sequence ATGTTCGACACTCTCACGCTGGCACTGATACTCGTGCCATGCCTCATCATCGCCATCGTTTTCCATGAGGTCGCGCATGGCTGGGTTGCTCTCGCGCTCGGCGATACGACCGCGCGCGACATGGGGCGCCTGACGCTCAATCCGATCAAGCATGTCGACCCCGTCGGCACGCTGCTGGTGCCCGGCGCGCTGGCACTGTTCGGCGGGCCGATTTTCGGTTGGGCCAAGCCTGTGCCGGTCAATGCCCACAGGCTCGACAACCCGCGCTATGGCATGATGGCGGTTGCCGCGGCGGGGCCGGGGACGAATATCCTGCTCGCGCTGATCGCGGCGGTTGTATTCGGCATCATCGCCGGCTTCACTATCAACTGGGGCGGCACGATACCCGAGTGGATGATGAATTCCTTCGGCTTCTTCATCCTCATCAACACCTTCCTCGCCCTCTTCAACATGCTCCCGATTCCGCCCTTCGACGGCTCGCATATCGTGGGCGGATTGCTCCCACGCAGCTGGGCGAAGCATTGGCAAAAGCTGCAGGCGATGGGGATGCTGCTCATCCTGGTGCTGATTGCAGCGACATGGGCCTTTCCCGATGCGCGCTGGGTAGAGCGCATTTTCTTCGGCCCGGTCACGTGGGTCGTGGAGCAGTTCTATGGCGTATCCGAAGCCGTCTCGCGGCTGATTGCATGA
- a CDS encoding thymidine kinase yields MAKLYFYYASMNAGKSSTLLQTAFNYGERGMKVSLWTAALDDRPGFGAISSRIGLASDAHRYEQDTDIEAHVLAEHAESELACVLVDEAQFLTQEQVWQLARLADKAGIPVLCYGLRTDFQGELFPGSAALLGIADALVEMKAVCDCGRKATMNLRVDANGKAVSEGAQTEIGGNDRYVAMCRRHFCEALEG; encoded by the coding sequence ATGGCCAAGCTATATTTCTACTACGCCAGCATGAATGCGGGGAAGAGTTCGACGCTCTTGCAGACCGCCTTCAACTATGGCGAGCGCGGGATGAAGGTCTCGCTCTGGACGGCGGCGCTTGACGATCGGCCCGGCTTCGGGGCGATCTCGAGCCGCATCGGTCTTGCCAGCGATGCGCACCGCTATGAGCAGGATACCGATATCGAGGCGCATGTGCTGGCTGAGCATGCAGAGAGCGAACTGGCCTGCGTTCTGGTGGACGAAGCGCAGTTCCTCACCCAGGAGCAGGTCTGGCAACTGGCCCGTCTTGCCGACAAGGCGGGCATCCCTGTCCTGTGTTATGGCCTTCGGACCGATTTCCAGGGCGAGCTTTTCCCCGGCTCTGCCGCGCTGCTGGGCATTGCCGATGCGCTGGTAGAGATGAAGGCCGTGTGCGACTGCGGCCGCAAGGCGACGATGAACTTGCGCGTCGATGCCAACGGCAAGGCGGTAAGCGAGGGCGCACAGACCGAAATCGGCGGCAACGACCGCTATGTCGCCATGTGCCGCAGGCATTTCTGCGAGGCGCTGGAGGGTTAG